A portion of the Chondrinema litorale genome contains these proteins:
- a CDS encoding carboxypeptidase-like regulatory domain-containing protein: MRLSIFIIFFLVYRFAVAQQDVLDERVTLSYKSVPLKTVLNELDSAYSINFSYFDDSQLDKNVSLDLQGETLANALAKLFEETGLSYMIKGNHVVLKKKLEKMLIEGKIIDKDTNEPISLATVSIKGKPVGIVSKPDGQFGLLIPSDYNNDTLYISMLGYKNYEFSLADLNKEHPLNVALETEDKMLREVMIFSDAGNWEKLETKATNKLSQRSAMGFRSFVTLASLDIPATDLTLLDLRCGTGILNITEGKGDNIKVDAEILTASLNEKETLKFIKRYLDLTYKMSGDTVFVRSFFNLESQKNKNKFPLGDFLGTPGSKINLKVKVPKGLSLKVIDGSGSIRIENLNNDVYLYDGSGPLTVKGVNGNLEIIDGSGNLNVADIKGNVLLKDHSGMIDVKHVKGSVYIRDRSGGMYLNDIHSSDSVTLTVKDNSGKVYVRDVGGKAKIIDTSGGIDIRDVSGEVIIDDRSGGIDAYGIQENLSVKDRSGQINTNKESFKKRKKDN, translated from the coding sequence ATGCGATTAAGCATTTTTATTATATTTTTTTTGGTTTACCGGTTTGCTGTTGCCCAGCAAGATGTTTTAGACGAAAGAGTTACACTGAGTTATAAAAGTGTTCCATTAAAGACGGTACTTAATGAGCTAGATTCAGCCTATTCTATAAACTTTAGTTATTTTGACGATAGCCAACTAGATAAAAATGTAAGTCTCGATTTACAAGGAGAAACACTGGCAAATGCACTGGCAAAGCTTTTTGAAGAAACCGGTCTAAGCTACATGATTAAAGGCAACCATGTAGTCTTAAAAAAGAAGTTGGAAAAAATGCTTATTGAAGGCAAGATTATAGATAAAGATACCAATGAGCCAATTTCACTGGCAACAGTGAGTATTAAAGGCAAACCAGTTGGTATAGTTTCCAAACCAGACGGGCAATTCGGCTTACTTATTCCCAGCGATTATAACAATGATACCCTCTACATTTCTATGCTTGGTTATAAGAATTATGAATTTAGTTTGGCAGATTTAAATAAAGAACATCCTTTAAATGTAGCACTGGAAACAGAAGATAAAATGCTTAGAGAGGTAATGATTTTTTCTGATGCAGGAAATTGGGAGAAATTGGAAACCAAAGCAACCAACAAGCTTTCACAAAGAAGTGCCATGGGTTTTAGAAGTTTTGTAACATTGGCTTCTCTAGATATACCTGCCACAGATTTAACCTTACTAGATTTAAGATGTGGCACTGGCATTTTAAATATTACAGAAGGTAAAGGAGATAATATTAAAGTAGATGCAGAGATTTTAACCGCCTCATTAAATGAAAAAGAGACACTAAAGTTTATTAAACGCTATCTAGATTTAACCTATAAAATGTCTGGCGATACTGTGTTTGTGCGTAGTTTTTTTAATCTGGAAAGTCAAAAAAACAAAAATAAATTTCCATTAGGTGATTTTCTGGGTACACCGGGTTCTAAAATCAATCTAAAAGTTAAGGTTCCAAAAGGCTTGTCGCTAAAAGTGATTGATGGCTCTGGAAGTATAAGAATAGAAAATTTAAATAATGATGTTTATCTGTATGATGGTTCAGGGCCTTTAACAGTAAAAGGTGTAAATGGTAACCTAGAAATTATAGATGGTTCTGGAAATTTAAATGTAGCTGATATTAAAGGAAATGTGCTGTTAAAAGATCACTCAGGAATGATAGATGTGAAACATGTTAAAGGTAGCGTGTATATAAGAGATAGATCTGGTGGTATGTACCTCAACGATATACATTCTTCAGATTCAGTTACACTCACAGTAAAAGATAATTCTGGGAAAGTATATGTTCGGGATGTGGGCGGAAAAGCAAAAATAATAGATACTTCGGGCGGCATAGACATAAGAGATGTATCGGGTGAGGTGATAATAGACGACCGATCGGGTGGCATCGATGCTTATGGTATTCAAGAAAACCTCAGTGTAAAAGACCGTTCGGGTCAGATAAATACCAATAAAGAATCTTTTAAAAAGCGTAAGAAAGATAATTAG
- a CDS encoding sigma-54-dependent transcriptional regulator: MGKPLGKLLVIDDNEDVLLAAKLLLKKHADLVQIESNPKKIPFLLNNDTYDVILLDMNFSKDITSGKEGFHWLEQILEIDSDAVVVLITAFGDVEMAVRALRAGATDFVLKPWQNEKLIATLTTAVKLKQAKNEVNTLRQEKSNLTSAINKDKSFSEIIGTSEPMMKVFEVIEKVAGTDANVLILGENGTGKEVIARAIHKKSLRNDNVFIGVDMGTITESLFESELFGHKKGAFTDAKDDRAGRFEIANKGTLFLDEIGNLSLALQAKLLTVIQRREITRVGTNKSIPIDIRLVCATNMPLYDMVDKSDFRQDLLYRINTVEIHLPPLRDRGDDLAPLSAHFIESYCKKYRKPLKKLAPNTLKKFEKYHWPGNIRELQHAIERAVIMSDDDLLQPSDFLFLVEKNDSEEIDFSEYDLDTVEKMMIQKAISKNAGNISKAAKSLGLTRASLYRRLEKHGL, translated from the coding sequence ATGGGTAAACCTCTTGGTAAGTTATTAGTCATAGATGACAATGAGGATGTTTTATTAGCAGCCAAATTATTGTTGAAAAAGCATGCAGATCTGGTGCAAATAGAAAGCAATCCCAAGAAGATTCCTTTTTTACTGAACAACGATACTTACGATGTAATACTGCTAGATATGAATTTTAGCAAAGATATTACAAGTGGAAAGGAGGGTTTTCATTGGTTAGAGCAGATTTTGGAGATAGATTCGGATGCTGTAGTTGTGCTTATTACTGCTTTTGGAGATGTAGAAATGGCAGTAAGAGCATTGCGTGCCGGTGCTACAGATTTTGTGCTTAAGCCTTGGCAAAACGAAAAACTAATTGCCACATTAACCACTGCTGTAAAACTTAAACAAGCTAAGAACGAAGTAAACACACTTCGTCAAGAGAAAAGTAATCTTACTTCTGCCATCAACAAAGACAAGTCTTTTAGCGAGATAATTGGAACCAGCGAACCGATGATGAAGGTTTTCGAGGTAATAGAAAAAGTAGCTGGTACAGATGCCAATGTGTTGATATTAGGCGAGAATGGTACGGGTAAAGAAGTAATTGCCAGAGCAATTCATAAAAAATCGCTCAGAAACGATAATGTATTTATAGGTGTAGATATGGGCACCATTACCGAAAGCTTATTCGAAAGTGAACTTTTCGGTCATAAAAAAGGTGCTTTTACTGATGCTAAAGATGATAGAGCAGGTAGGTTTGAGATTGCAAATAAAGGAACATTGTTTTTAGATGAAATTGGTAATTTATCGCTAGCGTTACAAGCAAAATTACTTACAGTAATACAGCGTAGAGAAATTACCAGAGTAGGTACAAATAAATCTATTCCGATAGATATTAGGTTGGTATGTGCAACCAATATGCCGCTGTATGATATGGTTGATAAGAGTGATTTTAGACAAGATTTGCTATACCGTATCAATACTGTAGAAATTCATTTGCCACCATTGCGCGACAGAGGAGACGATTTGGCGCCATTATCGGCACATTTTATTGAGTCATATTGCAAAAAATATAGAAAACCACTAAAAAAACTCGCTCCAAATACTTTAAAGAAATTTGAGAAGTATCATTGGCCGGGTAATATAAGAGAACTGCAACATGCCATTGAGAGAGCAGTTATTATGAGCGACGACGATTTATTACAGCCTTCTGATTTCTTATTCTTGGTTGAAAAAAATGATTCTGAGGAAATTGATTTTTCAGAATACGATTTAGATACTGTAGAAAAAATGATGATACAGAAAGCAATTAGTAAAAACGCTGGTAATATTTCAAAAGCTGCAAAATCTCTCGGACTAACCAGAGCATCATTATATAGAAGGTTGGAAAAGCATGGGCTTTAA
- a CDS encoding GNAT family N-acetyltransferase — protein MSRPLADDVVIRRISDDEPIPFDLLLLADPDKKMIQNYLSDSLVFVAEIETQQIGVFVLYKIDDEKIEIKNIAVKTEYQKKGFGTAMLNYAFTYAKNKGFEKMIISTANSSIQQLKLYQRFGFEITEIKKNFFIDNYSEPIYENGTRAKDLIVHSLRL, from the coding sequence ATGTCTCGACCACTAGCAGATGATGTTGTCATCAGAAGGATTTCTGATGATGAACCTATTCCGTTTGATTTGCTATTACTAGCAGACCCAGATAAGAAAATGATTCAAAATTATCTTTCTGACTCTTTAGTATTTGTAGCAGAAATTGAAACCCAGCAAATAGGCGTTTTTGTACTCTATAAAATCGACGACGAAAAAATAGAGATTAAAAACATTGCTGTAAAAACTGAATATCAAAAAAAGGGATTTGGTACTGCTATGCTAAACTATGCTTTTACTTATGCTAAAAACAAAGGCTTTGAAAAAATGATTATTTCTACGGCCAACTCAAGCATTCAACAATTAAAGCTTTACCAAAGATTTGGTTTTGAGATTACCGAGATAAAGAAAAACTTCTTTATAGATAATTACTCAGAACCTATTTATGAAAATGGTACCAGAGCTAAAGATTTAATTGTGCATAGTCTTAGGCTATAA
- a CDS encoding sensor histidine kinase produces MFSQTYFITVAFVAGLVVYQVSAMINLLENTNREVIDFLSSIRYDDFSQSYQLSGRGGTFDQLNNEFNNVIQNFKNIRNEKEAEYQYLKNIIHHIGIGILSFDKKGDVQIINTAAKRLFKINRLRNISKLQVFSPELVEHLHQLRTGSKALVRVRDNGEIVQLAIYAIELYLKGEEFKLVTVQNIQSELEEKEMEAWQNLIRVLTHEIMNSVTPISSLANTVHGEIEYIKSTAEQEVSQEDLEDIGMAIDTIKRRSEALIRFVSDFRNLTHMPEPNFNHVKVAEMFRHIQILMNNECKLYKINFTTKLEPESLIVTADQELIEQVLINMVKNAVQALGEMGEEENANKTIMLSAYQNSNNRPVISINDNGPGIDKDAIDRIFIPFFTTKKSGSGIGLSLSRQIMRKHKGTITANSNPGEGTTFNLVF; encoded by the coding sequence ATGTTTTCACAGACATATTTTATAACAGTTGCATTTGTTGCAGGGCTTGTGGTGTATCAAGTCTCTGCCATGATCAACCTACTCGAAAATACAAACAGAGAGGTAATAGACTTTCTGAGTTCAATCCGGTATGATGACTTTTCGCAGTCTTATCAGCTATCTGGTAGGGGAGGTACATTTGATCAATTAAATAATGAGTTCAATAATGTTATACAGAATTTTAAAAACATTAGAAATGAAAAAGAGGCTGAATATCAGTACCTTAAAAATATAATTCATCACATAGGCATAGGTATTTTATCTTTTGATAAAAAAGGAGATGTACAAATTATCAATACTGCTGCCAAACGTCTTTTTAAGATAAATCGCCTTAGAAACATCTCTAAACTACAGGTATTTAGTCCAGAATTGGTGGAGCATCTGCATCAATTAAGAACAGGTTCTAAAGCATTAGTAAGAGTTAGAGATAATGGTGAAATTGTACAATTAGCAATTTATGCGATCGAGTTGTATTTGAAAGGAGAGGAGTTTAAGCTGGTAACAGTACAAAACATACAAAGTGAGCTAGAAGAGAAAGAGATGGAGGCATGGCAAAACCTAATAAGGGTGCTAACTCACGAAATTATGAACTCTGTAACTCCTATTTCATCATTGGCAAATACTGTACACGGGGAGATAGAATATATTAAAAGCACAGCCGAACAGGAAGTCTCTCAAGAAGATTTGGAAGATATTGGGATGGCGATAGATACCATTAAAAGAAGGAGTGAAGCACTTATTAGGTTTGTGAGCGATTTCCGTAATCTTACCCACATGCCAGAACCAAACTTTAACCATGTTAAAGTTGCAGAAATGTTTAGGCACATTCAAATTCTGATGAACAATGAGTGTAAGCTTTATAAAATTAATTTTACTACCAAGCTCGAACCAGAATCGCTTATAGTTACAGCAGATCAAGAATTAATTGAGCAAGTATTAATTAACATGGTAAAAAATGCGGTACAGGCTTTAGGTGAAATGGGAGAAGAAGAAAATGCAAATAAAACAATCATGCTATCAGCATATCAAAATAGTAACAACAGACCTGTAATTTCTATCAACGATAATGGCCCCGGTATAGACAAAGATGCAATTGATCGTATCTTTATTCCTTTCTTTACTACTAAAAAATCTG
- a CDS encoding FecR family protein, with amino-acid sequence MQPEIYEHIAEYIASEATGKVPEQVRQHVENWLKQSLENQKEFELLKKSWDLSGELPATKPDVNAAWLKVSSRVSTSEKTLKKNQTAQKDFKVHSTATKKATSWFYMRAASIVFLIALGVASWLFVQSNAWLKLQNENIATTSGQTKTVTLADGTKVKLNSNSSLYYPKAFEGNTRKVLLEGEAYFDVSTDTSKPFTIHTGEVETTVLGTVFNLRYFKDESFTELLLEEGKVAFTAAGKEEIVLPGEVVQFSESTEKISKQKNSNPNILAWQTGELKFNETPINELINTLQRYYHTEFTLDNSANLDCSYTGTFNQNTLEEVLEIMQLSSSFTFKKQGNKILVTGQLCPE; translated from the coding sequence ATGCAACCAGAGATTTACGAACATATTGCTGAATATATCGCTTCTGAGGCTACAGGCAAAGTACCAGAGCAAGTAAGACAGCATGTCGAAAATTGGTTGAAACAAAGCCTAGAAAATCAAAAGGAGTTTGAGCTACTAAAAAAATCTTGGGACTTATCTGGTGAGTTGCCAGCTACAAAACCAGATGTAAATGCAGCATGGTTAAAGGTGAGTAGTAGGGTAAGTACTTCGGAGAAAACTTTAAAAAAGAATCAAACAGCACAAAAAGATTTTAAAGTACATAGCACAGCTACAAAGAAAGCGACAAGCTGGTTTTACATGCGAGCAGCTTCAATAGTATTTTTAATCGCTTTGGGTGTAGCCAGTTGGTTGTTTGTACAGTCTAATGCTTGGTTGAAGTTACAAAACGAAAATATTGCTACAACCTCAGGCCAAACTAAAACGGTCACTCTAGCAGATGGAACCAAAGTTAAGCTCAATTCAAATTCTAGTTTGTATTACCCAAAAGCATTTGAAGGTAACACAAGAAAAGTATTGTTAGAAGGTGAAGCATATTTTGATGTATCAACCGATACAAGCAAACCTTTTACTATTCATACTGGTGAGGTAGAAACTACAGTGTTGGGTACTGTCTTCAATCTAAGGTATTTTAAAGATGAAAGCTTTACAGAATTACTGCTAGAAGAAGGGAAAGTGGCTTTTACAGCAGCTGGAAAAGAGGAAATTGTTTTGCCCGGAGAAGTAGTGCAGTTTAGTGAATCAACAGAAAAAATATCAAAACAGAAAAATAGCAATCCTAATATATTGGCTTGGCAAACAGGAGAACTAAAGTTTAACGAAACACCAATAAATGAATTAATAAATACACTGCAAAGGTATTATCATACAGAATTTACGCTAGATAACTCTGCCAATTTAGACTGTAGTTATACAGGTACATTCAATCAAAATACATTAGAAGAAGTACTGGAAATTATGCAGCTTTCTTCATCATTTACTTTTAAAAAACAGGGTAATAAAATACTGGTTACAGGCCAGTTATGCCCAGAGTAA
- a CDS encoding SDR family oxidoreductase, with protein MLHNILVIGATGNFGLPVTRALVEHGLEVTAFVRNPEKAARVLPADVALIQGDLKDKDSIERALIGHDAVYLNLSVSPAAHKKSFHTEKEGIRNLLEAARFSGIQRVFYLSSLLHQSTNNKWWVSQIKRDAVRLLNLSELPVTIFYSTLFMESVPKIMTRKKRLYLPKNTDRKFFWIAIEDYAQQAATAIKANSFLYKNIEYTIQGLEKISFKTVSQTFLRAHPEIQTSKTSTKLLKPFTFLHPKLSFFTYYLEILSDHNETFNAEKTWEELGKPEITFNEFANKVKNKLHSGNFLS; from the coding sequence ATGTTACACAATATTCTTGTAATTGGTGCTACTGGTAATTTTGGTCTACCTGTAACCCGTGCTTTAGTTGAACATGGCTTAGAGGTAACTGCATTTGTGAGAAACCCCGAAAAAGCAGCCAGAGTTTTACCTGCCGATGTAGCACTTATACAAGGAGACCTTAAAGATAAAGACAGCATTGAGAGAGCTTTAATAGGACACGATGCTGTTTACCTCAATTTATCTGTTTCACCTGCTGCTCATAAAAAAAGCTTTCATACAGAAAAAGAAGGGATTAGAAATCTACTGGAAGCAGCAAGGTTTTCGGGTATCCAAAGAGTATTTTACTTGTCTTCTTTGCTACATCAATCTACAAATAACAAATGGTGGGTTTCTCAAATAAAGCGAGATGCTGTAAGGCTATTAAATCTGTCTGAATTGCCAGTAACTATTTTTTATTCTACATTATTTATGGAAAGTGTTCCTAAAATAATGACTCGAAAAAAAAGGTTATACCTCCCAAAAAACACAGATAGAAAGTTTTTTTGGATTGCCATAGAAGATTATGCTCAACAAGCTGCAACCGCCATAAAAGCCAATAGTTTTTTATATAAAAATATAGAATACACCATTCAGGGACTCGAAAAAATCTCTTTCAAAACTGTCTCTCAAACGTTCCTAAGGGCTCATCCAGAAATTCAGACATCTAAAACCTCAACAAAACTTCTAAAACCATTCACTTTCTTACATCCCAAATTATCCTTTTTTACGTATTACCTAGAAATACTCTCTGATCATAATGAAACTTTTAATGCTGAAAAAACTTGGGAAGAACTAGGAAAACCTGAGATTACCTTTAATGAATTTGCGAATAAAGTAAAAAACAAACTTCATTCAGGTAATTTTTTATCTTAA